One window from the genome of Elaeis guineensis isolate ETL-2024a chromosome 5, EG11, whole genome shotgun sequence encodes:
- the LOC105045181 gene encoding late embryogenesis abundant protein Lea5, protein MARALIVALSDGIALLASRRGYSSASAAAVAGRGSRTVVEEKVAAAMKRDGGLESAASSSWVPDPVTGFYRPANRAAEMDPAELRAMLLKPKSQH, encoded by the exons ATGGCTCGTGCTCTCATCGTGGCTCTCTCCGACGGCATCGCCCTCCTCGCTAGCAG GAGGGGCTATTCTAGTGCTTCGGCGGCGGCGGTAGCTGGGCGGGGGAGCAGAACCGTAGTGGAGGAGAAGGTGGCGGCGGCGATGAAGAGAGATGGAGGGCTGGAGTCGGCGGCGTCGTCATCTTGGGTGCCGGATCCGGTCACCGGCTTCTACCGGCCGGCGAACCGTGCGGCGGAAATGGACCCGGCGGAGCTGCGGGCGATGCTGCTGAAGCCAAAGTCTCAGCACTGA